The Cydia splendana chromosome 7, ilCydSple1.2, whole genome shotgun sequence genome contains the following window.
taactctattctaACGCCTtggtcgctccgatatatctgatggcgactgtgcaGAAGagaataccgtaaaatgggttgagtaggcgcaaaactgacattcaaacctcgataacaatttatttttacatatgcaaactgaatggtgtatataataagtgttccggacgtttgtattttagtttttattttattttgggtagttccatttcataactttgacgataaacaggaaaaccacctcaccccgtagtccctcgtatttgaggtgagttgggttttcatacaaaggtgattttgggaGAATGTCGGATCGTTTtcttttattatgagtattactatagctccattttaaattggaatacattatttttgtagcagtagccttaaaaacccatctcacccccctttcaacccttctctccccattcataacccaactctccccgcgaaacctactcaccccattttacggtactgaaTGTTTGAATgactattaaattaatatttcatGCTAGTTCTATAAAACCCGGTGGTCTTGGTGTTTCAGGgataactgaaaaaaaaacaagaatatgAATTTACAACGAATACCCTACATGGTTTCGTTTATTAAATAGAGAAGCGTTACTATaactatatatgtatgtatactgcTTAATATGTAAATAGCCTTTAGAATTGAGGCTATTCTTAAAAAAAGGATGATTATGTAATGTACCTATGTCGTTATCACATGAAGAGTAAGATTCTTTAAGGGCATTTAGTTTGTTGGAATACTTGAATATAATAAATGGATTGCCGTAAATAATATCTGTAGTCCAGTTTCTGAGAAATGCTGGTCTCAATGAACAGgctaaatataatttaactgaCTGAGCTAAATCTTAGGAACTGTTGAATATTAGGGTCAACTTAGAGGAGTAACGGGTTATaagtttgtaataaaaaaatctatacttacAGTAGCTTCCTGATTGTACAGCATTTTTCAATCTATATGCTCCAAAAGCTAGGGCCAGTGTTGCTCCGACCCCTGCTAAAGAATATCCCAGGATAGCCAAGACATTACTAGAATCAGAAGAATTCTCTTTAGCTGCCTTTAATGAATGAACATCAGTTTTATTACTTAATTCATCTATTTTTGTTGAAGTCGCATTAATATCCTTCAATACATCATGATGCTCAGTCGTAGTTTCATTGTCAAATATATCAGCTTTTGTTGAATTATGATTAtctttaaattcataataaaGGTCTGTGGTAGTTTTAGTTGTAACCACATGAACCTCTGACGAATTAGCTACATCATGATTTAATATACCATTAACTTCTGTGCTAGCTTCGGGTGTAATCACGTTAGTCTCTGTCGAATTTGCATCATCATTTATAAATATGCCATATCTAGATGTGGTAGATACTGTTGTAATTCCATTAGCTTCTGACGAAATCGAAATATCATTTTTCGATATGCTTTCAACTGCTGTGGAAGATTCGGATATAAACACATCAGCTTCTGTTGAATTTACAAGACCATTATTCGATAGACCTTCAAGATCCGTGGTAGTTTcatttgtaaatatataaacttCTGT
Protein-coding sequences here:
- the LOC134792282 gene encoding uncharacterized protein LOC134792282 codes for the protein MMSVTKTRPKTILVPTGKWCGTRKCTVKQTRKQKYTIVTNQLMCCKGYVYTSGTDSCAPVCSTGCANGTCVDPDVCQCAALRYLDPNTRNKCLLPTCDHISSAVGFDGPLYLNNTFYLECDTETSCFDESKAISRETYYLECEEVEIISRGIINPKEHNESTTESYLLINKTTTESDDESTAAYGNLTEVYIFTNETTTDLEGLSNNGLVNSTEADVFISESSTAVESISKNDISISSEANGITTVSTTSRYGIFINDDANSTETNVITPEASTEVNGILNHDVANSSEVHVVTTKTTTDLYYEFKDNHNSTKADIFDNETTTEHHDVLKDINATSTKIDELSNKTDVHSLKAAKENSSDSSNVLAILGYSLAGVGATLALAFGAYRLKNAVQSGSYFIPETPRPPGFIELA